The following are encoded together in the Methylorubrum sp. B1-46 genome:
- a CDS encoding SRPBCC family protein has protein sequence MLDVTPTPLQRLLRERRPGYTLAAPFYLSPEVFEADMEVIFGRHWIYVGVEPDVPEAGDVMVVEIGKTSVAIVRDDDNEIRAFHNVCRHRGARLVHEEKSTVGNLVCRYHSWTYNLEGNLIHAEHMGPDFKKECHGLKPVHVRSLAGLLFICLADEPPADFDEMAARLGPYIEPHNVRETKVAFQKDIIEPGNWKLTMENNRECYHCGANHPELTVPLFAYGFGFAPEEMDEHDRVNAERYGCLLKTRHEEWEIEGLPSKEIEELDTMVTGFRTERLPLDGEGESHTLDTKAACKRLLGNFTNAKLGGLSVWTQPNSWHHFLGDHIVTFSVLPLDAERSLLRTKWLVHKDAVEGVDYDLANLTGVWEATNDQDSELVGICQQGVASPAYEPGPYSPHTEMLVEKFCNWYVGRMAAHLGR, from the coding sequence ATGCTCGATGTGACGCCGACCCCGCTTCAGCGCCTGCTGCGCGAGCGCCGCCCCGGCTACACCCTCGCGGCCCCGTTCTACCTCAGCCCCGAGGTGTTCGAGGCCGACATGGAGGTCATCTTCGGCCGCCACTGGATCTATGTCGGCGTCGAGCCCGACGTGCCGGAGGCCGGCGACGTGATGGTCGTCGAGATCGGCAAGACCTCGGTCGCGATCGTGCGCGACGACGACAACGAGATCCGCGCCTTCCACAACGTTTGCCGCCACCGCGGCGCCCGCCTCGTCCACGAGGAGAAGTCCACGGTCGGCAACCTCGTCTGCCGCTATCATTCCTGGACCTACAACCTCGAAGGCAACCTCATCCACGCCGAGCATATGGGCCCGGACTTCAAGAAGGAGTGCCACGGCCTCAAGCCGGTGCATGTCCGTTCGCTGGCGGGACTGCTGTTCATCTGCCTCGCCGACGAGCCTCCGGCCGATTTCGACGAGATGGCCGCGCGCCTCGGGCCCTACATCGAGCCGCACAACGTGCGCGAGACCAAGGTCGCCTTCCAGAAGGACATCATCGAGCCCGGCAACTGGAAGCTCACGATGGAGAACAACCGCGAGTGCTATCACTGCGGCGCCAACCATCCCGAGCTGACCGTGCCGCTCTTCGCCTACGGCTTCGGCTTCGCGCCGGAGGAGATGGACGAGCACGACCGCGTCAACGCGGAGCGCTACGGCTGCCTGCTCAAGACGCGCCACGAGGAGTGGGAAATCGAAGGGCTGCCCTCGAAGGAGATCGAGGAGCTCGACACGATGGTGACGGGCTTCCGCACCGAGCGCCTGCCGCTCGACGGCGAGGGCGAGTCCCACACGCTCGACACCAAGGCCGCCTGCAAGCGGCTGCTCGGCAACTTCACCAACGCCAAGCTCGGCGGCCTCTCCGTCTGGACGCAGCCGAATTCCTGGCACCACTTCCTCGGTGATCACATTGTCACCTTCTCGGTGCTGCCGCTCGACGCCGAGCGCTCGCTCCTGCGCACCAAGTGGCTCGTCCACAAGGATGCGGTCGAGGGCGTCGATTACGACCTCGCCAACCTCACCGGCGTCTGGGAGGCCACCAACGACCAGGACAGCGAGCTCGTCGGCATCTGCCAGCAGGGCGTGGCGAGCCCGGCCTATGAGCCCGGCCCCTACTCGCCGCACACCGAGATGCTCGTGGAGAAGTTCTGCAACTGGTATGTCGGCCGCATGGCCGCGCATCTGGGGCGCTGA
- a CDS encoding Zn-dependent hydrolase has translation MPDMTADKTPLAPVRIDPARLQAMMEAVSAFGGGADGALTRLSLSPEDGQARDWLAAWFSAHGFTPRVDAIGNQFGALELAEPGAPTVMVGSHLDSQPNGGRFDGTLGVLAACEAIVSVRAALQAAGRRSACNFTVANWTNEEGARFQPSLLGSSVFTGAVGLDGALARSDGDGITVAEALSRIGYAGSDVVPVPDAFIELHIEGGPVLEREGLRFGAFTRFWGATKYRLAFLGRQAHTGPTPMAERRDALLGAAYLIADLKAMTADYGLDLHSSVGRLEVRPNSPNTVPSEAVLFIELRSGSPAILEEAELRLKAAIDLACARAELGHEIRAIDRRAAGPMAPGLVRLAERAGAANGTPTRHLDTIGGHDAVSLSAVCPAVVLAVPCRGGVMHHPTEFASPEDQAFGTQVLADMLMILASEGIAAIETAGEGR, from the coding sequence ATGCCCGACATGACGGCCGATAAGACGCCTCTGGCCCCCGTGCGGATCGACCCCGCCCGCCTCCAGGCGATGATGGAGGCGGTCTCGGCCTTCGGCGGCGGCGCGGACGGCGCCCTCACCCGCCTGAGCCTGTCGCCCGAGGATGGGCAGGCGCGCGACTGGCTCGCCGCATGGTTTTCCGCGCACGGGTTCACCCCACGGGTCGATGCGATCGGCAATCAGTTCGGCGCCCTGGAACTCGCCGAGCCCGGTGCGCCGACGGTGATGGTCGGCTCGCATCTCGACAGCCAGCCCAACGGCGGCCGCTTCGACGGCACGCTCGGCGTGCTCGCCGCCTGCGAGGCGATCGTTTCGGTCCGCGCGGCGCTTCAGGCGGCGGGCAGGCGTTCGGCCTGCAACTTCACGGTCGCCAACTGGACCAATGAGGAGGGCGCCCGCTTCCAGCCGAGCCTGCTCGGCAGCAGCGTCTTCACCGGCGCCGTCGGGCTCGACGGGGCGCTGGCGCGAAGCGACGGCGACGGCATTACGGTGGCCGAGGCGCTGTCGCGGATCGGCTATGCCGGGAGCGACGTCGTGCCGGTGCCGGACGCCTTCATCGAACTGCATATCGAGGGCGGCCCGGTGCTGGAGCGCGAGGGCCTGCGCTTCGGCGCCTTCACCCGCTTCTGGGGCGCCACCAAGTACCGCCTCGCCTTCCTCGGGCGCCAGGCCCATACCGGCCCGACGCCGATGGCCGAGCGGCGCGACGCGCTCCTCGGCGCCGCCTACCTGATCGCCGACCTCAAGGCGATGACGGCCGATTACGGCCTCGACCTGCACAGCTCCGTCGGCCGGCTCGAAGTGCGGCCGAACTCGCCCAACACCGTGCCGAGCGAGGCGGTCCTGTTCATCGAGCTGCGCTCCGGCTCGCCCGCCATCCTCGAGGAGGCCGAGCTCCGGCTAAAGGCGGCGATCGATCTCGCCTGCGCCCGCGCCGAACTCGGCCACGAGATCCGCGCCATCGACCGGCGCGCCGCCGGGCCGATGGCGCCGGGCCTCGTGCGGCTTGCCGAGCGCGCAGGGGCGGCCAACGGCACGCCGACCCGCCACCTCGACACGATCGGCGGCCACGACGCCGTCAGCCTCTCCGCCGTCTGCCCCGCGGTGGTGCTGGCGGTGCCCTGCCGCGGCGGCGTGATGCACCATCCGACCGAGTTCGCGAGCCCGGAGGACCAAGCCTTCGGCACCCAGGTGCTCGCCGACATGCTGATGATCCTGGCAAGCGAGGGCATCGCTGCCATCGAGACTGCGGGAGAGGGCCGGTGA
- a CDS encoding phosphotransferase, whose product MIALGQAATEAEHAFEAVLRAVPRWQGRPTRYRPVLGGISNVNWRVEIEGEPHPYFVKMPGRGTEMFIDRVAARAASRQAEGIGLGPRTFDDLDAHGIEIAEFVDGRRPSTNRDFADPALRAEAMRVYRRFHAAPLLPLTKTVFDMIDEHNGQAAELGALLPPDQAWLTRQTRLARAALEASGLDLVPCFNDPMPGNFLLGEDGSILLIDFEYASNNDRLYDIAIWSGEMFFPESVDRELIEQYFGRCDEALFARLMVHKALADVKWSTWAMVQNRISTLDFDFYKYGIWKHMRARSIMNDPRWPLFLKAL is encoded by the coding sequence ATGATCGCTCTGGGTCAAGCCGCAACGGAGGCCGAACACGCCTTCGAGGCGGTCCTGCGCGCCGTCCCGCGCTGGCAGGGGCGCCCGACGCGCTACCGCCCGGTGCTCGGCGGGATCAGCAACGTCAACTGGCGCGTCGAGATCGAGGGCGAGCCGCATCCCTACTTCGTCAAGATGCCCGGCCGCGGCACCGAGATGTTCATCGACCGCGTCGCCGCCCGCGCCGCCAGCCGGCAGGCGGAGGGGATCGGCTTGGGCCCCCGCACCTTCGACGACCTCGACGCGCACGGCATCGAGATCGCCGAGTTCGTGGACGGGCGCCGCCCCTCGACCAACCGCGACTTCGCCGACCCGGCCCTGCGGGCGGAGGCGATGCGCGTCTACCGCCGCTTCCACGCTGCCCCGCTCCTGCCGCTGACCAAGACCGTGTTCGACATGATCGACGAGCATAACGGCCAAGCGGCCGAACTCGGCGCCCTCCTGCCGCCCGATCAGGCCTGGCTCACCCGCCAGACCCGGCTGGCGCGGGCGGCCTTGGAGGCCTCGGGCCTCGACCTCGTGCCCTGCTTCAACGATCCGATGCCGGGCAACTTCCTTCTCGGCGAGGACGGCTCGATCCTCTTGATCGATTTCGAGTACGCCTCTAACAACGACCGGCTCTACGACATCGCGATCTGGAGCGGCGAGATGTTCTTCCCCGAGAGCGTCGATCGCGAACTGATCGAGCAGTATTTCGGCCGCTGCGACGAGGCGTTGTTCGCGCGCCTGATGGTGCACAAGGCGCTCGCCGACGTGAAATGGTCGACCTGGGCAATGGTGCAGAACCGCATCTCGACCCTCGACTTCGATTTTTACAAGTACGGGATCTGGAAACACATGCGCGCCCGCTCGATCATGAACGACCCGCGCTGGCCGCTCTTCCTGAAGGCGCTGTGA
- a CDS encoding NADH:flavin oxidoreductase, translated as MIANADALLKPLTIKGLTIRNRVMSTSHAPGYGKDGKPQERYQLYHAEKAKGGIGLTMFGGSSSVAVDSPAAPWNQISVADDSVIPFFQQFSDRVHAHGGKLMIQLTHMGRRTKWDTEHWLPTVSPSPRREPASRTIPKEMEEEDIARIVKSFAQAARRCREGGLDGCEVSAAHGHLIDQFWSPSVNQRTDRYGGSLENRMRFGIEVLEAMRAEAGDDYVIGIRMSGDEMIADGLSQEDCLTIATEYAKRGLVDFLNILGGQARDHIAHAISLPNMSFPVAPFLFLPSAIKREVDVPVFHAQRVTDLATAARAVAEGHIDMVAMTRAHIADPHLVKKLSEGRADDIRQCVGAGYCIDRIYVGGDALCIQNAATGREASMPHEIRRADLRRRVVVIGAGPGGLEAARVCAERGHSVVLFEKSGQAGGQISIAAKAGWREAMSGITRWLVSQVTKLGVDLRLNTEATEEAVLAEKPDVVIVATGGTPFRGHAKGAEQYAVTTTEVLTGAVEPTGSVLLYDEMGQHNASSVAEQLAKRGCLVEIATHDRMVAEEVGTTNQPIHLRELYKLGVVMSPNMELIEIYPEGNRFVAALRNTMTDAEEERLVDRIVVDHGTLPVDRLYHGLKEASVNRGQTDQDAVLRGEPQPYDLSQGYALYRIGDAVSGRNIHAAIYDALRLCKDI; from the coding sequence GTGATCGCCAATGCCGACGCGCTGCTGAAGCCGCTCACCATCAAGGGCCTCACCATCCGCAACCGGGTGATGTCCACGAGCCACGCCCCCGGCTACGGGAAGGACGGCAAGCCGCAGGAGCGCTACCAGCTCTACCATGCCGAGAAGGCCAAGGGCGGCATCGGGCTCACCATGTTCGGCGGCTCGTCGTCGGTGGCCGTCGACAGCCCCGCCGCGCCCTGGAACCAGATCTCGGTCGCCGACGATTCGGTGATCCCGTTCTTCCAGCAATTCTCCGACCGGGTGCACGCGCATGGCGGCAAGCTGATGATTCAGCTCACCCATATGGGCCGGCGCACCAAGTGGGACACCGAGCACTGGCTCCCCACCGTCTCGCCCTCCCCCCGGCGCGAGCCCGCCTCCCGCACCATCCCGAAGGAGATGGAAGAGGAGGACATCGCCCGCATCGTCAAGAGCTTCGCCCAGGCCGCGCGCCGCTGCCGCGAGGGCGGCCTCGACGGCTGCGAGGTCTCGGCCGCTCATGGCCACCTGATCGACCAGTTCTGGTCGCCCTCCGTCAACCAACGCACCGACCGGTACGGCGGCAGCCTGGAGAACCGGATGCGCTTCGGCATCGAGGTGCTGGAGGCGATGCGCGCGGAAGCCGGCGACGACTACGTCATCGGCATCCGCATGTCCGGCGACGAGATGATCGCTGACGGCCTCAGCCAGGAAGATTGCCTGACGATCGCCACCGAGTACGCCAAGCGCGGGCTCGTGGACTTCCTCAACATCCTCGGCGGCCAGGCGCGCGACCACATCGCCCACGCGATCTCGCTGCCGAACATGTCCTTCCCGGTGGCGCCGTTTCTGTTCCTGCCGAGCGCGATCAAGCGCGAGGTCGACGTGCCGGTGTTCCACGCCCAGCGCGTCACCGATCTCGCCACCGCTGCCCGCGCGGTGGCCGAGGGCCATATCGACATGGTGGCGATGACGCGCGCCCACATCGCCGATCCGCACCTCGTCAAGAAGCTGTCCGAGGGTCGCGCCGACGACATCCGCCAGTGTGTGGGTGCGGGCTACTGCATCGACCGGATCTATGTCGGTGGCGACGCACTCTGCATCCAGAACGCTGCCACCGGCCGCGAGGCGAGCATGCCGCACGAGATCCGCCGGGCGGACCTGCGCCGCCGCGTCGTGGTGATCGGCGCCGGTCCCGGTGGGCTCGAGGCAGCCCGCGTCTGCGCCGAGCGCGGCCATTCGGTGGTGCTGTTCGAGAAGAGCGGGCAGGCCGGCGGCCAGATCTCGATCGCGGCCAAGGCCGGCTGGCGCGAGGCGATGTCGGGCATCACCCGCTGGCTGGTGTCGCAGGTGACCAAGCTCGGCGTCGATCTGCGCCTCAACACCGAGGCGACCGAAGAGGCCGTGCTGGCGGAAAAGCCCGACGTGGTGATCGTGGCCACCGGCGGCACGCCCTTCCGCGGCCACGCCAAGGGCGCCGAGCAGTACGCCGTCACCACCACCGAGGTGCTGACCGGTGCGGTCGAGCCGACCGGCTCAGTCCTGCTCTACGACGAGATGGGCCAGCACAACGCCTCGTCGGTGGCCGAGCAACTGGCCAAGCGCGGCTGCCTCGTCGAGATCGCCACCCACGACCGCATGGTCGCGGAGGAAGTCGGCACCACCAACCAGCCGATCCACTTGCGCGAATTGTACAAGCTCGGCGTGGTGATGAGCCCGAACATGGAGCTGATCGAGATCTATCCGGAGGGCAACCGCTTCGTCGCGGCTTTGCGCAACACCATGACCGATGCCGAGGAGGAGCGCCTCGTCGACCGCATCGTCGTCGATCACGGCACGCTGCCGGTGGACCGGCTCTACCATGGCTTGAAGGAGGCCTCGGTCAACCGGGGTCAGACCGATCAGGACGCGGTCCTGCGCGGCGAGCCGCAGCCCTACGACCTGTCACAGGGCTACGCGCTCTACCGCATCGGCGACGCGGTCTCGGGCCGCAACATCCACGCGGCGATCTACGACGCCCTGCGGCTGTGCAAGGACATCTGA
- a CDS encoding phosphotransferase, with protein sequence MKALGVPEDASERLAEAALGQAFSARPELRGKVPHYAVAVPGLASPSYHGVESTTYRVAESAGAEPRLFLKVSEPCAATLLDPAAAFRAAQKIAALGLAPEPLHVAADQGAILFRGLGPDWRPATLDTLQRPDSMATVIEAFRCIGAGEAFGRPWSVFAAIRHLRSLLGEDSDALPPDAWFLFDWAEAIEAALAAAGTDTRPAHADPHASNLLFGPGGALRLVDFDMACDTDPHYQLGAFLNEACPFETPMKAGIEMAEGSFRPDVFNRARAYAAADDLHWALRALAMDRLSPRRGLEFRKYAAWRFLRCRMRVGRPGFEETLRAL encoded by the coding sequence GTGAAAGCGCTGGGGGTTCCCGAGGACGCCTCGGAGCGGCTGGCCGAGGCCGCCCTGGGCCAGGCCTTTTCCGCGCGGCCGGAGTTGCGGGGAAAGGTGCCGCATTACGCGGTGGCGGTGCCAGGCCTCGCCTCGCCCTCCTATCACGGGGTCGAATCGACCACCTACCGCGTGGCGGAAAGCGCGGGCGCCGAGCCGCGCCTGTTCCTCAAGGTCTCCGAGCCCTGCGCCGCGACGCTCCTCGATCCCGCTGCCGCCTTCCGCGCGGCCCAAAAGATCGCTGCGCTGGGCCTCGCGCCGGAGCCGCTGCATGTCGCGGCGGATCAGGGCGCGATCCTGTTCCGCGGCCTCGGCCCGGATTGGCGCCCGGCCACCCTCGACACGCTGCAGCGGCCCGACAGCATGGCCACGGTGATCGAGGCCTTCCGCTGCATCGGCGCGGGCGAAGCCTTCGGCCGGCCCTGGAGCGTGTTCGCGGCGATCCGCCACCTCCGCAGCTTGCTCGGCGAGGATAGCGACGCCCTGCCGCCCGATGCGTGGTTCCTGTTCGATTGGGCCGAGGCGATCGAGGCAGCCCTCGCTGCCGCCGGCACCGACACCCGCCCGGCCCATGCCGACCCGCACGCCTCCAACCTGCTGTTCGGCCCCGGCGGCGCCCTGCGGCTCGTCGATTTCGACATGGCCTGCGACACCGACCCCCACTACCAGCTCGGCGCCTTCCTCAACGAGGCCTGCCCCTTCGAGACGCCGATGAAGGCCGGCATCGAGATGGCGGAGGGGTCGTTCCGGCCGGACGTGTTCAACCGCGCCCGCGCCTACGCCGCCGCCGACGACCTGCACTGGGCCTTGCGCGCGCTCGCCATGGATCGGCTCTCGCCGCGCCGCGGGCTCGAATTTCGCAAGTACGCCGCCTGGCGCTTCCTGCGCTGCCGGATGCGCGTCGGCCGGCCGGGCTTCGAGGAAACCCTGAGGGCGTTGTGA
- the hisN gene encoding histidinol-phosphatase: protein MDRPPPTTGTLAPEEILAFAVELAEAARPIAQAYFRTPLDIVTKADASPVTLADRAIEARLRGLIEARFPDHGVFGEEMGVKPGKSPDTGPVWVIDPIDGTKSFVTGLPLFGTLIAFLDGGAPVVGLIDMPALGERWTGVPGEARFGAEPARTSACRSLSQARFFTTAPDGFVGADAARYRRLVAQTALRRFGGDCYAYGLLASGHCDLIAETGLQPYDIMALVPVIRAAGGIITDWNGEDLGLHSDGRVLAAATPELHAEALAVLQG from the coding sequence ATGGACCGGCCTCCGCCCACGACCGGCACGCTCGCCCCGGAAGAGATCCTCGCCTTCGCCGTCGAACTGGCCGAGGCCGCGCGCCCGATCGCGCAGGCCTATTTCCGCACCCCGCTCGACATCGTGACGAAGGCCGATGCGAGCCCGGTGACGCTGGCTGACCGCGCCATCGAGGCGCGCCTGCGCGGCCTGATCGAGGCCCGGTTTCCCGATCACGGCGTCTTCGGCGAGGAGATGGGCGTGAAGCCCGGCAAGAGCCCCGACACCGGTCCGGTCTGGGTGATCGACCCGATCGACGGCACCAAGAGCTTCGTCACCGGCCTGCCGCTGTTCGGCACCCTGATCGCCTTCCTCGACGGCGGGGCGCCGGTCGTCGGGCTGATCGACATGCCCGCACTCGGCGAGCGCTGGACCGGCGTACCGGGGGAGGCCCGCTTCGGGGCCGAGCCCGCGCGCACCAGCGCCTGCCGGAGCCTGTCGCAGGCGCGCTTCTTCACCACCGCGCCCGACGGGTTCGTCGGCGCCGACGCGGCGCGCTACCGCCGCCTCGTCGCGCAAACCGCCCTGCGCCGCTTCGGCGGCGATTGCTACGCCTACGGCCTGCTGGCCTCCGGCCATTGCGACCTGATCGCCGAGACCGGCCTGCAACCCTACGACATCATGGCCCTGGTTCCGGTGATCCGGGCGGCGGGCGGGATCATCACCGATTGGAACGGCGAAGACCTCGGCCTTCACTCCGACGGGCGGGTGCTCGCGGCGGCGACCCCGGAGCTGCACGCCGAGGCGCTGGCGGTCCTGCAGGGATAG
- a CDS encoding hybrid-cluster NAD(P)-dependent oxidoreductase, translated as MTSASSEPAAARLAASAPWDAEADDSLVCLAVRDETHDVKTFVLAPKEPRLFAYAPGQFLTFSFEVGGETIHRCYTISSAPTRPNTVSFTVKRVPGGPVSNWLHDNLKPGDTVRALGPMGEFSCFTHPAKKYLLLSGGSGVTPMMSMARTFHDLGEARDVAFVHSARSPADIVFRGELETIARLDPAFRFHAVCETDAPNETWAGPKGRLSLDILRQAVPDFLEREVFVCGPKPYMDVVRAMLKDAGFDMARHHQESFDFGELPEAEQAAAAEAAQELDAEAAPTEGVRTFRVEFAKTRRVLECPENETVLDAARKAGIRLPSSCAKGLCGTCKSKLTSGTVAMTHAGGIRQREIDAGMALLCCSKPTSDLVVER; from the coding sequence GTGACGTCGGCCTCCTCCGAACCGGCCGCCGCGCGGCTCGCGGCCTCCGCGCCCTGGGATGCGGAGGCCGACGACAGCTTGGTCTGCCTCGCGGTGCGCGACGAGACGCACGACGTGAAGACCTTCGTGCTGGCCCCGAAGGAGCCCCGGCTTTTCGCCTACGCGCCGGGCCAGTTCCTGACCTTCTCCTTCGAGGTCGGCGGCGAGACGATCCATCGCTGCTACACCATCTCGTCGGCGCCGACCCGACCGAACACCGTCTCGTTCACGGTCAAGCGCGTGCCCGGCGGCCCGGTCTCGAACTGGCTGCACGACAACCTGAAGCCCGGCGACACGGTGCGGGCGCTCGGTCCGATGGGCGAGTTCTCCTGCTTCACCCATCCGGCGAAAAAGTACCTGCTCCTGTCGGGCGGCAGCGGTGTCACGCCGATGATGTCGATGGCGCGCACCTTCCACGATCTGGGCGAGGCTCGCGACGTGGCCTTTGTCCACTCCGCCCGCTCGCCCGCCGACATCGTGTTCCGGGGCGAACTGGAGACGATCGCCCGGCTCGATCCCGCCTTCCGCTTCCACGCGGTCTGCGAGACCGATGCGCCGAACGAGACCTGGGCAGGTCCGAAGGGCCGGCTCTCGCTCGACATCCTCCGCCAGGCGGTGCCGGACTTCCTCGAGCGTGAGGTCTTCGTCTGCGGCCCCAAGCCCTACATGGACGTGGTGCGGGCCATGCTGAAGGATGCCGGCTTCGACATGGCCCGGCACCATCAGGAGAGCTTCGACTTCGGTGAATTGCCCGAGGCCGAGCAGGCGGCGGCAGCGGAGGCGGCTCAGGAACTCGACGCCGAGGCCGCCCCCACGGAGGGCGTGCGCACCTTCCGGGTGGAGTTCGCCAAGACCCGCCGGGTGCTCGAATGCCCCGAGAACGAGACGGTGCTCGACGCCGCCCGCAAGGCCGGCATCCGCCTGCCCTCGTCCTGCGCCAAGGGCCTGTGCGGCACCTGCAAGTCGAAGCTCACCTCCGGCACCGTCGCCATGACCCATGCCGGCGGCATCCGCCAGCGCGAGATCGATGCCGGCATGGCGCTGCTGTGCTGCTCCAAGCCGACGAGCGACCTCGTCGTCGAACGCTGA